From a region of the uncultured Desulfatiglans sp. genome:
- a CDS encoding Hydantoinase/oxoprolinase: MSQKRFRLGCDIGGTFTDFVLLDDQTGELTINKCLTTPKDPSDAVVQGIEELEGRVPGFVGRLDEVIHGTTLVINAIIERKGARTGLITTKGFRDVLELGREIRYAPYDTFAEFPTPLIPRRYRLEVDERVRSDGTVLRPLDPEEGRTVIRRLLDAGVESIAICLLNSFENPRHEQMLKALILEEAPGLPVSISYDVLPQIREYERTSTTVTNAYVKPLTGRYLSRLSGRLKDVGFDGKLFIMLSSGGITSVETAAEFPVRIIESGPTAAVISGQYYGRLFNLPEMFCFDMGGTTAKSCLIQGGVAGVVPTFEVGRVQRFMKGSGLTIQVPVVDLMEIGAGGGSIAKVSRMGTLQVGPESSSADPGPICYGRGGTEPCVTDADLLLGYLDADYFLGGEMKLDLEAARRGVEEKIAGPLGVSFLQAVWGIHDLINETMAAAAKTHIAEKGGNPNVVTVAAFGGAGPVHAYGLARKLGAPRLIVPPNAGVGSALGFFTAPRAFDLVRSHKVTLEQADFASLEAIFREMETEGARTLQKAGGEMISFQRSVDVRFVGQGSETNVLVPGGDFAEVEKEFIRAAFDEIYERLYGRTYKDSPVEFINFKVRASLPERLLRLPKCPRTGGSLADAVKGKRPAFSGVSRDFIPYTVYDRYRLFAGAEFEGPAIIEERESTLIVGEDARVKIDEYGFLWIDMEEV; this comes from the coding sequence ATGTCCCAAAAGCGTTTTCGATTGGGTTGCGACATTGGGGGAACGTTCACCGACTTCGTTCTACTCGACGACCAGACCGGCGAACTGACGATCAACAAATGCCTGACGACGCCGAAGGACCCTTCGGATGCCGTGGTGCAGGGCATCGAGGAACTGGAGGGGCGGGTCCCGGGTTTTGTCGGGCGGTTGGATGAGGTCATCCACGGAACGACCCTGGTCATCAACGCCATCATCGAACGCAAAGGGGCCAGGACCGGCCTGATCACCACGAAAGGGTTCCGCGACGTCCTGGAGTTGGGGCGTGAGATCCGGTACGCGCCCTATGATACCTTCGCCGAATTCCCCACGCCGCTCATCCCCAGGCGATACCGTCTCGAAGTGGACGAACGGGTCCGCAGCGACGGCACGGTTCTGAGGCCGCTCGACCCGGAGGAGGGCCGGACGGTCATCCGCCGCCTGCTGGATGCGGGGGTGGAGTCGATCGCGATCTGCCTCCTGAACTCGTTCGAGAACCCCCGGCACGAACAGATGCTGAAGGCCCTCATCCTCGAGGAGGCGCCCGGGCTGCCCGTCTCCATCTCCTACGATGTCCTGCCGCAGATCCGGGAATACGAACGTACGAGCACCACGGTCACCAATGCCTACGTCAAACCCTTGACCGGCCGTTACCTCTCCCGTCTTTCCGGGCGGTTGAAGGACGTCGGCTTCGATGGAAAGCTCTTCATCATGCTGTCGAGCGGAGGGATCACGTCGGTGGAGACCGCCGCCGAGTTCCCGGTCCGGATCATCGAGTCGGGCCCGACCGCGGCGGTGATTTCCGGTCAGTATTACGGCAGGCTGTTCAATCTGCCCGAGATGTTCTGCTTCGACATGGGGGGCACCACCGCCAAGTCCTGCCTCATTCAGGGGGGCGTGGCCGGCGTGGTGCCGACCTTCGAGGTGGGACGGGTGCAGCGGTTCATGAAGGGGAGCGGCCTCACGATCCAGGTGCCGGTGGTGGACCTGATGGAGATCGGCGCGGGCGGCGGCAGCATCGCCAAGGTGAGCCGCATGGGGACGCTCCAAGTCGGTCCGGAGAGTTCGAGCGCGGACCCCGGCCCCATCTGCTACGGGCGGGGGGGGACGGAACCCTGCGTGACGGACGCCGACCTGCTGCTGGGGTATCTGGACGCGGACTATTTTCTGGGCGGCGAGATGAAACTCGACCTGGAGGCCGCGCGCCGCGGGGTGGAGGAAAAGATCGCCGGACCGCTGGGGGTCAGCTTTCTGCAGGCCGTCTGGGGGATCCACGACCTGATCAACGAGACCATGGCCGCAGCGGCCAAGACCCACATCGCCGAAAAGGGCGGCAACCCGAACGTGGTGACAGTGGCGGCCTTCGGGGGCGCCGGTCCGGTACACGCCTACGGCCTGGCCAGGAAGCTCGGTGCCCCGCGGCTGATCGTGCCGCCGAACGCCGGGGTGGGTTCGGCCCTCGGGTTTTTCACGGCCCCCAGGGCCTTCGACCTTGTGCGGAGCCACAAGGTGACGCTGGAGCAGGCGGATTTCGCCTCGCTGGAGGCCATCTTCCGGGAGATGGAGACGGAAGGGGCGCGAACGCTCCAGAAGGCGGGCGGAGAGATGATCAGCTTCCAGCGCTCCGTGGACGTGCGCTTCGTCGGACAGGGTTCGGAGACCAATGTCCTCGTGCCCGGCGGCGATTTTGCCGAAGTCGAAAAGGAGTTTATCCGCGCGGCCTTCGACGAGATCTACGAAAGGCTCTACGGCCGGACCTATAAGGATTCGCCGGTCGAGTTCATCAATTTCAAGGTGCGCGCGAGCCTGCCCGAGCGGCTGCTGCGGCTCCCGAAATGCCCGAGGACCGGCGGAAGCCTCGCGGACGCCGTGAAGGGGAAGCGCCCGGCCTTCTCGGGGGTCAGCCGGGACTTCATCCCCTATACCGTCTACGACCGCTACCGTCTCTTCGCCGGGGCGGAATTCGAGGGCCCCGCGATCATCGAGGAGCGCGAGTCCACCTTGATCGTCGGCGAAGATGCCCGGGTGAAGATCGATGAATATGGTTTTCTCTGGATTGACATGGAGGAGGTGTAA
- a CDS encoding hypothetical protein (Evidence 5 : Unknown function) has translation MVFLANLGVNLHVCLCGDLQVASAQTLDFLDIGQKSSFPV, from the coding sequence ATGGTCTTTTTGGCCAATCTCGGCGTCAATCTGCACGTTTGCTTGTGCGGCGACCTGCAGGTCGCCTCCGCGCAAACGCTTGATTTCCTTGATATTGGCCAAAAATCCTCATTTCCGGTTTGA
- a CDS encoding CoB--CoM heterodisulfide reductase iron-sulfur subunit D family protein produces MSKESAVRYYKPRAEFGLDVTDIQNFVYDMSRCIKCKGCTWVDHTYMPGARFMTRCPSATKFEFDAYGAYGKMRIGHAMAEGVLDWNEKALEIMYACTLCGACDVGCKRNLDLEIELSLEALRVKAVKDGVGPMPAHKKIAANIAESHNFFNAAHAQRRDWVAASGVTPAEKADVLYFVGCSASYTNKEIARATARILKAAGTDFMLLPDEWCCGNTLFSVGLYDEAKALAERNVEAVRRTGAKILLTSCAEGYRMWKVDYPKLLGIATADLGFEVLHLVEYVDEKIKDGALTLEKPFETRMSYHDSCSLSRLSEPWTPYEGKRGWMGCVEPRLKRRRGTNGVYAQPREILQAIPGVQLVEMPRMRENAFCCGAGRGTGEAFPDFARWAAAERLEEVKYVGAETLVSTCPWCKNNFSRVVKEDGLPVQVMDISEVILASIEG; encoded by the coding sequence ATGAGCAAGGAATCAGCTGTCAGATACTACAAGCCGAGGGCGGAGTTCGGTCTGGACGTCACCGATATCCAGAACTTCGTCTACGATATGAGCCGCTGCATCAAGTGCAAGGGATGCACGTGGGTGGACCATACCTATATGCCGGGTGCGCGGTTCATGACGCGCTGCCCGAGCGCGACGAAATTCGAGTTCGATGCCTACGGCGCCTACGGCAAGATGCGCATCGGCCACGCCATGGCCGAAGGCGTGCTCGACTGGAACGAGAAGGCGCTCGAGATCATGTATGCGTGCACGCTTTGCGGGGCCTGCGATGTAGGCTGCAAGCGCAACCTCGACCTCGAGATCGAGCTGAGCCTGGAGGCCCTGCGGGTGAAGGCGGTCAAAGACGGGGTGGGGCCGATGCCGGCCCACAAGAAGATCGCCGCCAACATCGCCGAGAGCCACAACTTCTTCAACGCGGCGCACGCACAGCGCCGGGACTGGGTGGCGGCCTCCGGGGTGACTCCGGCCGAAAAGGCGGATGTGCTCTACTTCGTCGGGTGCAGCGCCTCGTACACCAACAAGGAGATCGCCCGGGCGACGGCGCGGATCCTGAAGGCGGCGGGGACGGACTTCATGCTGCTGCCGGACGAGTGGTGCTGCGGCAACACACTCTTTTCGGTCGGGCTCTACGATGAAGCGAAGGCGCTTGCGGAGCGCAACGTGGAGGCGGTCCGCAGGACCGGGGCCAAGATCCTCCTGACGAGCTGCGCCGAGGGTTATCGCATGTGGAAGGTGGATTACCCGAAGCTCCTGGGGATTGCCACCGCGGACCTGGGTTTCGAGGTCCTCCATCTGGTGGAGTACGTGGACGAGAAGATCAAGGACGGGGCTTTGACCCTGGAAAAGCCCTTCGAGACGCGCATGAGCTATCACGACTCCTGCAGCCTGAGCCGGCTGAGCGAGCCCTGGACCCCCTACGAGGGCAAGCGCGGTTGGATGGGATGCGTCGAACCGCGCCTCAAGCGCCGCCGCGGGACGAACGGCGTCTACGCTCAACCGCGGGAGATCCTGCAGGCGATCCCCGGGGTGCAGCTGGTCGAGATGCCCCGGATGCGCGAAAACGCCTTCTGCTGCGGCGCCGGGCGCGGAACCGGCGAGGCCTTTCCGGACTTCGCCCGCTGGGCGGCGGCCGAACGGCTGGAAGAGGTGAAATACGTCGGCGCCGAGACCCTGGTCTCCACCTGCCCGTGGTGCAAGAACAACTTCAGCCGGGTGGTGAAAGAAGACGGGCTGCCGGTGCAGGTCATGGATATCTCGGAGGTGATCTTGGCATCCAT
- a CDS encoding Transcriptional regulator, MarR family, with protein MVDNDYQNDMSIDEKVMMAIVRLAERFKKEASALFKHHGLTFPQYNVLRVLDASRNGQNTMRDVNRIMLVSGANMTGIAKRLEKAGFITRQNDPDDDRLKRLQITPKGRQVLQDIAADKERNVKRYLASYSEEEKQLLLKTLSSILTHKKKR; from the coding sequence ATGGTAGACAACGATTACCAGAACGACATGAGCATCGACGAAAAGGTGATGATGGCGATCGTCCGGCTAGCCGAGCGCTTCAAGAAGGAGGCCTCCGCCCTTTTCAAGCACCACGGGCTCACCTTTCCTCAATACAATGTGCTACGGGTTCTGGATGCCTCGCGGAACGGACAAAACACGATGCGGGACGTCAACCGCATCATGCTCGTCTCGGGGGCCAACATGACCGGCATCGCCAAGCGCCTCGAGAAAGCGGGATTCATCACCCGACAAAACGACCCGGACGACGATCGTCTCAAACGCCTCCAGATCACCCCCAAAGGCCGCCAAGTATTGCAGGATATCGCAGCCGACAAGGAGCGGAACGTGAAACGGTACCTCGCATCCTATTCGGAAGAAGAAAAACAACTTCTGCTCAAGACGCTCTCCAGCATCCTGACGCACAAGAAGAAACGCTGA
- a CDS encoding FAD binding domain protein, with the protein MDVKERLSEVVGAENFLDDPARLQEYASDYSYTRAAAPSCVVKPKNSSEVSEVIKVCNDTMTPVVPCSSKVHFFGATIPKEGGVLMDLSRMDGILEIDPENRRVRFEAGVSWDKLTRELKAAGYRVIMPLTPPAERSVLTDFMEREEPTNQVYDYGEPLEAMEVVWPTGEIFRMGSASVNGYPDSPSKGANPSGPGLDFYRFFQCAQGTMGVVTWTNLKMESIPRKDKVLFAPVKDLNYAMEFLHRILPRRIGQEVLLLNQVDLAAILAENGPSDYERMKATLPPWTLILVVSGLLRRPEEKIAYEMNFLAEVIKNEFTEMHLGENLPGFPGLRHRVLSILRNPWPADVPHWRNRVKGASQSLFFHTRPLQANQFVDRIREIATRHGYPAQEIGMYIQPIEHNRACRPEFTFFYDPSDDSAKAAVRGLYLEAAETFLKEGAVFTRPYGELAPIVYERAASYAANLKRLKKVFDPNNIMNPGNLCF; encoded by the coding sequence GTGGACGTAAAAGAAAGATTGTCCGAAGTGGTCGGAGCGGAAAATTTCTTGGATGACCCGGCGAGGCTGCAGGAATACGCCAGCGATTACAGCTACACGCGGGCGGCTGCACCGAGCTGTGTGGTGAAACCAAAAAATTCGAGCGAGGTATCGGAGGTTATCAAGGTCTGCAACGACACGATGACGCCTGTGGTGCCCTGCAGTTCGAAAGTGCATTTCTTCGGTGCGACGATCCCGAAGGAAGGCGGCGTGCTGATGGACCTGAGCCGGATGGACGGCATCCTGGAGATCGATCCGGAGAACCGGCGGGTGCGTTTCGAGGCCGGCGTGAGCTGGGACAAGCTGACGCGGGAACTCAAGGCGGCGGGCTACCGGGTGATCATGCCCCTGACCCCGCCGGCGGAGCGCTCAGTCTTGACCGATTTCATGGAGCGCGAAGAGCCCACGAATCAGGTCTATGACTACGGCGAGCCGCTCGAGGCGATGGAGGTCGTCTGGCCTACGGGCGAGATCTTCCGCATGGGCTCGGCGAGCGTGAACGGCTACCCGGACAGCCCGTCGAAGGGGGCGAACCCCTCCGGCCCGGGCCTCGATTTTTACCGCTTTTTTCAGTGCGCGCAGGGGACGATGGGGGTCGTGACCTGGACGAACCTCAAGATGGAATCGATCCCCCGCAAAGACAAGGTGCTGTTCGCCCCCGTCAAAGACCTGAACTACGCCATGGAGTTCCTGCACCGCATCCTGCCGAGGCGCATCGGTCAGGAGGTGCTGCTGCTGAACCAGGTCGATCTGGCGGCGATCCTGGCGGAGAACGGGCCGTCGGACTACGAGCGCATGAAGGCGACGCTGCCTCCCTGGACCCTGATCCTGGTCGTGAGTGGACTCCTGCGCCGGCCGGAGGAAAAAATCGCCTATGAGATGAACTTCCTGGCTGAAGTGATCAAGAACGAGTTCACAGAAATGCATCTCGGCGAAAACCTTCCCGGGTTCCCGGGCCTGCGCCACCGGGTCCTGTCGATCCTGAGAAACCCCTGGCCGGCGGATGTGCCGCACTGGCGCAACCGGGTCAAGGGGGCCTCGCAGAGCCTGTTCTTCCACACGCGCCCGCTCCAGGCGAACCAGTTTGTGGACCGGATCCGGGAGATCGCGACCCGGCACGGCTATCCCGCGCAGGAGATCGGGATGTACATCCAGCCGATCGAGCACAACCGGGCTTGCCGGCCGGAGTTCACCTTCTTCTACGATCCGTCGGACGACTCGGCCAAGGCGGCGGTGCGAGGCCTTTATCTCGAGGCGGCCGAGACCTTCCTGAAGGAAGGCGCTGTCTTCACGAGACCGTATGGCGAACTCGCGCCGATCGTCTACGAGCGGGCCGCCTCCTATGCCGCGAACCTCAAGCGGCTGAAGAAGGTGTTCGACCCGAACAACATCATGAATCCCGGGAACCTGTGCTTCTAA
- a CDS encoding Hydantoinase B/oxoprolinase, with protein sequence MGRTFDPVTLEILWRRLISIVDEADSSVSRTAFSSLLRDAHDYTCMFTDSRGRELAQGTFATPGQSGAMALGIKRLVERIPLASHRDGDVYITNDPWALAGHLNDVCVMSPIFYEGRLAAFTACVFHHSDIGGRVSSDNHDVFEDGLFIPLVKLYDGGVVNEAVLEMIRWNVRTPDEVIGDIRSQIAANHVCSRKICQMLAEYEMDNLDDLADEIIGRTEKSIRAAIAKVPDGVYRAEGIVEQMEGKGDVVIKAAVEVRGSDIHVDLEGSSPQVDWGGNVVYNFTYAYVFMAVKSIFDPDIPNNDGCAAPIHLTAPEGSVVNCRFPAAVAARMQIGHFVTEIIYRALAEAVPARVIAGSGGTPATMNVFYGRRKDGHPWHSVIIRGGGMGASASEDGNYVYIFPANGANTPVEIFESDTPLIVERRELLPDSGGPGRAKGGLGRRVVFRVPDDAYAPLPPVKLGIQSGRYRYPPEGLFGGLPGGKARFLVNEEQGNPYGLTQLKPGDVVTMDAAGGGGYGPPHEREPERVLADVQNGYVTIGAAREKYGVVIDLQTLALDLAATEALRARLAGAGKVDR encoded by the coding sequence ATGGGCCGGACCTTTGATCCCGTCACGCTGGAAATCCTTTGGCGGCGCTTGATCTCGATCGTGGACGAGGCCGACAGCTCCGTTTCGCGCACGGCCTTCTCGAGCCTCCTGCGGGATGCGCATGACTACACCTGCATGTTCACCGACAGCCGCGGGCGTGAACTGGCCCAGGGAACCTTCGCCACGCCCGGGCAGTCCGGCGCAATGGCCCTCGGCATCAAGCGACTGGTCGAGCGCATTCCGCTCGCGAGCCACAGGGACGGCGACGTCTACATCACCAACGACCCCTGGGCGCTGGCCGGGCACTTGAACGACGTCTGTGTGATGAGTCCGATCTTTTACGAGGGGCGACTGGCGGCCTTCACCGCCTGCGTCTTCCACCATTCAGATATCGGCGGCCGGGTTTCTTCCGACAACCACGATGTCTTCGAGGACGGCTTGTTCATTCCGCTGGTGAAGCTTTACGACGGCGGGGTGGTCAACGAGGCGGTCCTCGAGATGATCCGCTGGAATGTCCGCACCCCCGACGAGGTCATCGGGGACATCCGCTCGCAGATCGCCGCCAACCACGTCTGCTCCCGGAAGATATGCCAGATGCTGGCTGAATACGAGATGGACAACCTGGACGACCTGGCCGACGAGATCATCGGCCGTACGGAAAAGTCCATACGGGCGGCGATCGCCAAGGTCCCGGATGGGGTCTATCGAGCCGAGGGGATCGTGGAGCAGATGGAAGGAAAGGGGGACGTGGTCATCAAGGCCGCGGTGGAGGTGCGGGGAAGCGACATCCACGTGGATCTCGAAGGGTCTTCGCCCCAGGTGGACTGGGGCGGGAACGTCGTCTACAACTTTACGTACGCCTATGTCTTCATGGCCGTCAAGAGCATCTTCGATCCGGACATCCCCAACAACGACGGATGCGCAGCCCCGATTCACCTGACGGCGCCCGAGGGGAGCGTCGTGAACTGCCGGTTTCCGGCGGCGGTGGCGGCCCGGATGCAGATCGGCCACTTTGTGACGGAGATCATCTACCGTGCTCTGGCGGAGGCGGTGCCGGCGCGCGTCATTGCCGGGAGCGGCGGCACCCCGGCCACCATGAACGTCTTTTACGGCCGCCGGAAGGACGGTCACCCCTGGCACTCGGTCATCATCCGCGGGGGTGGCATGGGGGCGAGCGCATCGGAGGACGGCAACTACGTCTACATCTTTCCGGCCAACGGCGCCAATACGCCGGTGGAAATCTTCGAGAGCGACACGCCGCTCATCGTGGAGCGAAGGGAGCTGCTGCCCGATTCAGGGGGGCCCGGACGTGCGAAGGGGGGCCTCGGACGGCGCGTGGTCTTCCGGGTTCCGGACGATGCCTATGCGCCCCTTCCGCCGGTCAAACTCGGCATCCAATCGGGCCGCTATCGCTATCCGCCCGAGGGGCTCTTCGGCGGTCTTCCGGGCGGGAAGGCCCGTTTTCTGGTCAATGAGGAGCAAGGCAATCCGTATGGGCTGACGCAGCTCAAACCCGGGGATGTCGTGACCATGGATGCGGCCGGCGGCGGCGGATACGGTCCGCCTCATGAGCGCGAGCCAGAGCGGGTCCTGGCGGATGTCCAGAACGGCTATGTCACGATCGGAGCGGCGCGGGAAAAGTACGGCGTGGTGATAGACCTTCAGACACTCGCGCTGGACCTCGCGGCCACCGAGGCGCTGCGAGCACGCCTGGCGGGTGCAGGGAAGGTCGATCGGTAA
- a CDS encoding hypothetical protein (Evidence 5 : Unknown function), translating into MISSFPFHPVPQGLLHTVSIEENTIRYEIHKIKTRIICVLIVNSLTINPCQEFSGVSSLFFRRRFSSAARPSNRK; encoded by the coding sequence GTGATCAGCTCATTTCCATTTCATCCTGTGCCGCAGGGCCTCCTTCATACCGTTTCGATCGAGGAGAACACCATCCGGTACGAAATCCACAAAATCAAAACACGAATTATTTGCGTTTTAATTGTTAATAGTTTAACTATTAATCCGTGTCAAGAGTTTTCCGGGGTCTCATCTTTATTTTTTCGGAGGCGATTTTCTTCCGCGGCCCGGCCATCAAACCGGAAATGA